The following proteins are co-located in the Paludibaculum fermentans genome:
- a CDS encoding glycosyltransferase has translation MFRSRTEESVEQSEAMPGSVPGGSMPPRVCILTPVKDATPHLDRYFECLLRLDYPRERLSLGLLESDSTDGTLLQLQSKLSQLQPHFKSARVWNRNFGFHLPDGVPRWAPSQQLPRRAALARSRNYLASVALGDADWALWIDVDLVDYPPDVLNRLLATRKDIVHPHCVKVPGGRSFDWNAWKDQQSLLMHDLRGRGELVELDSVGGTMLLVRADLHREGLIFPPFPYGRLHPKARRRGGRALGWLARLAGRLVPGEIETEGFAMMAHDMGVPCWGMPQLEVRHKDA, from the coding sequence GTGTTCCGCAGCCGTACGGAGGAGAGTGTGGAGCAGTCCGAGGCGATGCCGGGTTCCGTCCCTGGCGGCTCAATGCCGCCCAGGGTTTGTATTTTGACCCCGGTGAAGGATGCAACTCCGCATCTGGATCGTTACTTTGAGTGCCTGCTGAGACTGGACTATCCACGCGAACGGCTGTCGCTGGGATTACTGGAAAGCGACAGTACGGACGGCACCCTGCTTCAACTCCAATCGAAACTCTCACAACTCCAGCCGCATTTCAAATCCGCTCGCGTGTGGAATCGGAATTTCGGATTTCATCTGCCGGATGGCGTGCCGCGTTGGGCGCCCAGCCAGCAGCTTCCGCGCCGGGCTGCACTGGCCCGCAGCCGCAACTATCTGGCCAGTGTCGCACTCGGCGACGCGGACTGGGCGTTGTGGATTGACGTGGATCTGGTCGACTATCCGCCCGATGTATTGAACAGGCTTCTGGCAACCAGGAAAGACATCGTGCATCCGCACTGCGTGAAAGTGCCCGGCGGGCGGAGCTTCGACTGGAATGCCTGGAAGGATCAGCAGAGCCTGCTGATGCACGATCTGCGCGGACGCGGCGAACTGGTCGAGTTGGATTCCGTTGGCGGGACTATGTTGCTGGTCCGGGCCGATCTTCATCGGGAAGGCCTGATATTTCCGCCGTTCCCCTACGGCCGCCTGCACCCCAAAGCCCGCAGGCGCGGCGGCAGGGCCCTGGGCTGGCTCGCGCGGCTCGCTGGCCGTCTGGTGCCCGGAGAGATCGAAACCGAAGGCTTCGCCATGATGGCTCACGACATGGGTGTTCCTTGCTGGGGCATGCCGCAATTGGAGGTACGACATAAGGACGCCTGA
- a CDS encoding PadR family transcriptional regulator encodes MPKKEMPAGALVLLILRVLHSGPVHGYAIAQKIYMLSAEVLHVEEGSLYPALQKILLKGWATSEWGLSETNRKVRFYSLTPAGRQQLETELADYSRVAEAIQSVLKTA; translated from the coding sequence ATGCCTAAGAAAGAAATGCCTGCCGGCGCACTGGTCCTGCTGATTCTGCGTGTGCTGCACTCCGGCCCTGTGCACGGCTACGCCATCGCACAGAAGATCTACATGCTTTCCGCCGAAGTGCTGCATGTGGAGGAGGGCTCGCTCTATCCCGCGCTGCAGAAGATCCTGCTGAAGGGCTGGGCGACCTCGGAATGGGGGCTTTCCGAGACCAATCGAAAAGTCCGCTTCTACAGCCTGACCCCGGCGGGCCGGCAGCAGCTCGAAACGGAACTGGCGGACTACAGCCGCGTGGCCGAGGCAATCCAGTCCGTACTGAAGACCGCCTGA
- a CDS encoding ABC transporter permease translates to MSDIFRRIQYLLNRRRLDEELAGDMEFHREMAERGGRRNFGDTLRLREDAREAWGWMWIDRLGQDLRYAVRVLRNAPGFTLAAVLMLALGIGVNVAAFGFFNLIVLKPLPVRDPDTLLRFKRSAPERYAYALPYQEMAFVRSHTKTLSAVLALNTARLTMEGKEGPASVHFVTTNFFSELGAAPKFGRLLDEARDEAPDAPLVAVLSHGFWRGQFGSDPAVVGRTIRLNGRLLSIVGVAAEEFSGLSMDKPDLWAPLVQQPQIVTGSHLLTDLKEGAGVRTWGRMQPGVTPQGVEQELRYIIADFRQQHPAEIWEKESLASQPGGYAKSLMIGDRSGTGTEQPDKLYPLAVLIGSLVFLILAAACSNLGGLLLARGVSREREISIRTAIGAGTGRLIRQLFTESVVLGLLGSAAGLALGCLVLKLMMVWTGAPDWLDPTPDWPVTAFATGIGFVSAILFGLAPAIQVARQRHRSTFSKQLLIGAQVAASCVLLIVAGLLIRALDHALSASPGFEYEKAIAVMPGLGSHGYTPEQSRAYVDALKDRMRELPGVASVSATATPPLAGSNVMVVGVTIDGRHLDVHWNRVDPGFLETMKIPIRAGRTLTSSDTAGILISESLARKSWPNENPLGKHFLSGEDPTGAQVPYTVIGITRDARMDALEDPDSVDAYMLPGKDDLTKMAVVVRMSGSLESIVPAVSSIARSIDPRVHPRVQTLKGAFQQKMEGIERGTAAAAVLGASALLLACLGIVGLVAYAVSRKMKEIGIRMALGARPGHILSLVLMQFSRPVAAGLIVGVGGAAALSDLLRRQLFGISPLDPVAYVAATALFIATVVLAALIPARRALRVNPTTALRCD, encoded by the coding sequence ATGAGCGACATCTTCCGCCGTATCCAATATCTGCTGAACCGCCGCCGCCTGGACGAGGAGCTCGCCGGCGACATGGAGTTCCACCGGGAAATGGCCGAGCGCGGGGGCCGCCGCAACTTCGGCGATACGCTGCGGCTGCGCGAAGATGCCCGCGAGGCGTGGGGCTGGATGTGGATCGACCGGCTGGGGCAGGATCTCCGCTACGCCGTACGGGTGTTGCGCAATGCGCCCGGGTTCACGCTGGCGGCTGTCCTCATGCTCGCCCTGGGCATCGGGGTGAACGTCGCGGCCTTCGGTTTCTTCAACCTCATTGTGCTGAAGCCGCTGCCGGTGCGGGACCCGGACACGCTGCTGCGCTTCAAACGCAGCGCGCCGGAGCGTTACGCCTACGCCCTTCCTTACCAGGAGATGGCGTTTGTCCGCAGCCATACCAAAACGCTGTCCGCGGTGCTGGCCCTGAACACGGCGCGCTTGACGATGGAAGGCAAGGAAGGCCCGGCCTCGGTACACTTCGTCACGACGAACTTCTTCAGTGAGCTGGGCGCGGCGCCGAAATTCGGCCGTCTGCTGGACGAGGCGCGGGACGAAGCTCCGGACGCGCCGCTGGTGGCCGTACTGAGCCACGGCTTCTGGCGCGGTCAGTTCGGCTCCGACCCGGCCGTCGTCGGCCGGACCATTCGCCTGAACGGCCGGCTGCTGTCGATCGTCGGCGTCGCCGCGGAGGAGTTCAGTGGCCTCAGCATGGACAAACCGGATCTGTGGGCTCCGCTGGTCCAGCAGCCCCAGATCGTCACAGGCAGCCACCTGCTGACGGATCTGAAAGAAGGCGCCGGGGTGCGGACCTGGGGCCGCATGCAGCCGGGCGTCACGCCCCAGGGCGTTGAGCAGGAACTTCGCTACATCATCGCGGACTTCCGGCAGCAGCATCCGGCGGAGATCTGGGAGAAGGAATCGCTGGCCAGCCAGCCGGGCGGCTACGCGAAAAGCCTGATGATCGGCGACCGCAGCGGCACGGGCACGGAACAGCCGGACAAGCTGTATCCGCTGGCGGTGCTGATCGGGTCGCTGGTCTTCCTCATTCTCGCGGCGGCGTGCAGCAACCTGGGCGGGCTGCTGTTGGCGCGCGGCGTTTCGCGGGAGCGGGAGATTTCGATTCGTACGGCCATCGGCGCCGGAACCGGCAGGCTGATCCGTCAGTTGTTCACAGAGAGCGTGGTGCTGGGGCTGCTGGGCTCGGCCGCGGGCCTGGCTTTGGGCTGCCTGGTGCTGAAGCTGATGATGGTCTGGACTGGAGCTCCGGATTGGCTCGACCCGACTCCGGACTGGCCCGTGACCGCTTTCGCGACCGGGATCGGCTTCGTCTCGGCCATCCTCTTCGGACTCGCGCCCGCCATCCAGGTGGCCCGGCAGCGGCACCGGTCGACCTTCTCCAAGCAACTGCTGATCGGGGCACAGGTGGCTGCCAGTTGCGTCCTGCTCATCGTGGCGGGCCTGCTGATCCGCGCCCTGGACCACGCGCTATCGGCGAGTCCGGGCTTTGAGTACGAGAAGGCCATCGCGGTCATGCCGGGCCTGGGCTCGCACGGCTACACCCCGGAACAGTCGCGTGCGTATGTCGACGCGTTGAAGGACCGGATGCGCGAACTGCCCGGCGTGGCTTCGGTTTCCGCCACGGCGACACCGCCACTGGCCGGCAGCAACGTGATGGTGGTGGGCGTCACCATCGATGGCCGGCACCTGGATGTGCACTGGAACCGCGTCGATCCCGGATTCCTGGAGACGATGAAGATTCCGATCCGCGCGGGCCGGACCCTGACCTCTTCCGATACGGCTGGAATTCTCATCAGTGAGAGCCTGGCCCGCAAGTCGTGGCCCAACGAGAACCCGCTCGGGAAGCACTTTCTTTCCGGAGAGGACCCGACGGGCGCGCAGGTGCCGTACACCGTCATCGGCATCACCCGGGATGCGCGGATGGACGCGTTGGAGGATCCTGACTCCGTGGATGCGTACATGTTGCCCGGCAAGGACGATCTGACGAAGATGGCCGTCGTGGTGCGCATGTCCGGCTCGCTGGAGTCGATTGTGCCTGCCGTGTCGTCCATCGCGCGGTCTATTGATCCGCGGGTCCATCCGCGAGTTCAGACCTTGAAGGGCGCCTTCCAGCAGAAGATGGAAGGCATCGAACGGGGGACCGCGGCGGCGGCCGTGCTGGGCGCCAGCGCACTGTTGCTGGCCTGTCTCGGCATTGTCGGCCTGGTGGCGTATGCCGTCTCGCGCAAGATGAAGGAGATCGGGATCCGCATGGCGCTGGGCGCGCGGCCGGGCCACATCCTGTCACTGGTGCTGATGCAGTTCTCGCGACCGGTGGCGGCGGGGCTCATCGTCGGCGTGGGGGGCGCGGCGGCCTTGTCTGACCTGCTGCGGCGGCAGTTGTTCGGGATCAGCCCGCTGGACCCCGTCGCTTACGTCGCCGCCACCGCGTTGTTCATCGCTACGGTGGTGCTGGCCGCCTTGATCCCCGCGCGACGGGCTCTGCGCGTGAATCCGACGACCGCCCTGCGTTGCGACTGA
- a CDS encoding ArnT family glycosyltransferase, which produces MIRKARPFAAFLLVVLAFQWLSGAYTKLLDGNYDEASHYLTSLLVRDYLAAGLPGNPLHYAENYYLHYPKIAIGHWPPVFYLVNGVWLLLLPFGPASCFVLLALTTAGLAARIHAYVRRSAPDWAAWLISLLFLTLAPVISSSIELMSEILLAWLVLESCWAFSAWMKTPTTGAGVRFTVWSSLALLTKAVGIGLAFLPPCAILLSRRNRLFAKPSLYLAGILVAAVVGPWYALAPGARHEASGHKFAGLLGVNLPTRTVKANAAKYDVAIETAEFFYRARRSLLAVPILFKWLGPLVIVAMLGAWRAARLGDADAQAVLGVLFGFLIFRFVLVSAAWEPRMLIPVVPPLLCFAWVGRTCFTFRHASACLVLLVACASGYNLTAAPRHAGSPAGEAAAWISASSSETYRTILVSSDGAVEGALAALIADSDTHRPSRYVVRASKLLAVTSWSSYVYVPKATDEDAVLRALDAVPVDLVVLQPLNSKSAFHEILMDRTVQHHPGRFRRIPVRDSSLAIFEVVGRQGPRPVGDPKIDMFLFGLGRNLSTQEGAASPQK; this is translated from the coding sequence TTGATTCGGAAAGCACGGCCCTTCGCCGCGTTCCTACTGGTGGTGCTGGCCTTTCAGTGGCTGTCTGGAGCGTACACGAAACTCCTGGACGGCAATTACGACGAAGCCTCTCACTATTTGACCTCGCTGCTCGTGAGGGATTATCTGGCTGCCGGGCTGCCAGGCAATCCGCTGCATTACGCGGAAAATTACTATCTGCATTATCCAAAAATCGCGATTGGTCATTGGCCGCCGGTTTTCTATCTGGTGAACGGTGTGTGGCTGCTGCTCCTGCCCTTTGGCCCCGCCTCCTGCTTCGTACTGTTGGCGCTCACCACGGCTGGCCTGGCCGCCCGCATCCACGCCTACGTTCGCCGCAGCGCACCGGATTGGGCCGCCTGGCTGATCTCGCTGCTCTTCCTGACCCTCGCGCCGGTCATCTCTTCCTCCATTGAGCTCATGTCCGAGATTCTCCTGGCGTGGCTTGTACTCGAGTCGTGCTGGGCGTTCTCTGCCTGGATGAAGACGCCTACCACCGGTGCCGGCGTCAGGTTCACCGTCTGGTCTTCCCTGGCCCTGCTCACGAAGGCCGTCGGGATCGGCCTGGCCTTCCTTCCGCCCTGCGCCATCCTGCTTTCGCGCCGCAATCGCCTGTTCGCCAAACCGTCTCTCTATCTGGCCGGGATTCTGGTGGCCGCCGTGGTGGGCCCCTGGTACGCCCTCGCTCCGGGCGCTCGTCATGAAGCGAGTGGCCACAAATTCGCAGGACTGCTCGGAGTCAATCTGCCCACGAGAACCGTTAAAGCCAACGCGGCCAAGTACGATGTTGCGATCGAAACTGCGGAATTCTTCTACCGCGCACGCCGTTCCCTGCTGGCCGTGCCTATCCTCTTCAAGTGGCTCGGCCCCCTCGTGATCGTGGCAATGCTGGGTGCGTGGCGCGCCGCCCGGCTGGGTGATGCCGATGCGCAAGCTGTGCTCGGTGTTCTATTCGGTTTCCTGATATTTCGCTTCGTCCTGGTCAGTGCGGCCTGGGAACCGCGCATGCTGATACCTGTCGTGCCGCCTCTCCTTTGCTTTGCCTGGGTTGGACGGACCTGTTTCACCTTTCGCCATGCGTCGGCGTGTCTCGTGCTGCTCGTGGCCTGTGCCAGCGGCTACAACCTGACGGCCGCTCCGCGCCATGCCGGGTCCCCCGCCGGTGAAGCGGCCGCCTGGATCAGCGCCAGTTCCTCCGAAACATACCGCACGATCCTCGTCTCCAGCGATGGAGCCGTGGAAGGCGCGTTGGCCGCTCTCATCGCCGACAGCGATACGCACAGGCCCAGCCGGTACGTCGTGCGGGCGTCCAAGCTGCTGGCCGTCACCTCATGGAGTTCGTATGTCTATGTACCCAAAGCTACTGACGAGGACGCTGTCTTACGGGCCCTGGATGCCGTTCCAGTCGATCTGGTGGTGCTCCAGCCGCTCAACAGCAAGTCCGCGTTTCACGAGATCCTGATGGATCGCACCGTCCAGCACCATCCCGGCCGGTTTCGGCGCATCCCCGTGCGGGATAGCAGCCTGGCGATCTTCGAAGTCGTTGGAAGGCAAGGACCAAGGCCCGTCGGCGATCCCAAAATCGACATGTTCCTTTTCGGGCTCGGACGGAACCTTTCCACTCAGGAGGGGGCTGCATCTCCTCAGAAGTAG
- the apaG gene encoding Co2+/Mg2+ efflux protein ApaG yields MPEPPSVLSPVSEAVTSGIRVEVIARHTPEHSQPMQGKWVFQYTVRITNESAETVQLVSRHWIITDAMEHTESVIGPGVVGKQPVLAPGESFKYSSWCPLKTPTGKMHGTYQITRTTGDQFDIVIAPFALRAPYTVH; encoded by the coding sequence ATGCCCGAACCACCTTCCGTCCTTTCCCCTGTGTCTGAAGCGGTTACCAGCGGCATCCGTGTGGAAGTCATCGCGCGGCACACGCCGGAGCACTCCCAGCCCATGCAGGGCAAATGGGTCTTTCAATACACCGTCCGCATCACCAATGAGAGTGCGGAAACCGTTCAACTCGTCAGCCGGCACTGGATCATCACCGATGCGATGGAGCACACCGAATCCGTCATCGGGCCGGGCGTGGTCGGCAAACAGCCGGTGCTGGCGCCCGGCGAATCGTTCAAATACTCGTCCTGGTGCCCACTGAAGACGCCAACCGGCAAAATGCACGGCACCTACCAGATCACCCGCACCACCGGCGACCAGTTCGATATCGTAATCGCACCGTTTGCCCTGCGCGCCCCCTATACCGTCCACTAA
- a CDS encoding glycosyltransferase — protein MKKRLLLFSEEFGPGGGGYGVSAHVLQTLSRHYDVTLMCYTPPDCEAVDRWFDTELTECKWRYEGPTIAERLLVRSIPDTSRFQHVNVMLKRARELSEEFDVAFACCSLEADLGRPAIQYIHYPYMGHSDWRNQVPGSAPWPKLAAAVLRGRTPKWAALSRYSFDRMRRNLTLSNSKWTAGKIRELFDMPSQVLYPPGTGSLSPIPWNQRRNGFVAIGRMEGSKRMDWMIEMMALVRAKVPDVELHICAHQDMARPAEGIAHRVAELARAAGPWVQMHYNLPRGELAGLLAVNRFGLHAKIDEHFGMAPAEMARTGCLPFVHDSGGQVEIVDGDPRLCYSSTEDAVAKIVTLIGDARLQDELRGKVARIAGNFSPESFAAGLLNHVETFLALGPEGHLKEHLR, from the coding sequence ATGAAGAAACGCCTCCTGCTCTTCAGCGAGGAATTTGGCCCAGGCGGCGGCGGGTACGGCGTGAGCGCCCACGTGCTGCAGACACTGTCGCGGCACTATGATGTGACCCTGATGTGCTACACACCACCTGACTGTGAAGCCGTCGACCGGTGGTTTGACACTGAATTGACAGAGTGCAAATGGCGATACGAGGGGCCGACTATCGCAGAGCGGTTGTTGGTCCGCTCCATTCCGGACACATCAAGATTCCAGCACGTGAATGTGATGCTGAAGCGGGCGCGCGAGTTATCCGAGGAGTTCGACGTAGCATTCGCATGTTGCTCGTTGGAAGCTGATCTGGGCCGCCCCGCCATCCAATACATCCATTACCCCTACATGGGCCATTCGGACTGGCGGAATCAGGTCCCGGGCAGCGCGCCGTGGCCGAAATTGGCGGCGGCCGTGCTTCGAGGCAGGACACCAAAGTGGGCGGCGCTTTCCCGCTACTCGTTCGATCGAATGCGCCGGAATCTCACGTTGTCTAATTCGAAGTGGACCGCGGGCAAGATCCGTGAACTCTTCGATATGCCGAGCCAGGTGCTGTATCCGCCCGGTACCGGTTCCCTCTCTCCCATTCCCTGGAACCAAAGGCGCAACGGCTTCGTTGCCATTGGGCGGATGGAGGGCTCCAAACGCATGGACTGGATGATCGAAATGATGGCCCTTGTCCGCGCCAAGGTACCCGACGTCGAATTACATATCTGCGCACATCAAGATATGGCAAGGCCCGCCGAGGGTATCGCCCACCGCGTGGCGGAACTGGCGCGGGCAGCAGGCCCGTGGGTGCAGATGCACTACAATCTGCCGCGGGGGGAGTTAGCCGGATTGTTGGCGGTCAATCGATTCGGACTGCATGCCAAGATCGACGAACATTTCGGCATGGCACCCGCCGAGATGGCACGCACCGGTTGCCTCCCGTTTGTCCACGATAGCGGTGGACAAGTGGAGATTGTCGATGGCGATCCGCGTCTTTGTTACAGTTCTACCGAGGATGCGGTGGCGAAGATCGTTACGTTGATCGGTGATGCACGGCTTCAGGACGAGTTGCGTGGCAAGGTAGCAAGAATCGCCGGAAACTTTTCGCCGGAGTCGTTTGCCGCAGGACTGCTGAACCACGTGGAGACTTTTCTGGCACTCGGCCCCGAGGGGCATCTCAAGGAGCATTTACGTTGA
- a CDS encoding glycosyltransferase family 4 protein, giving the protein MKFLAVTYGLPYPLSEGCKIRDHSLLRAIAQEAEVHLLSFCKDDRFPSDLGPLPSFCRSVETYSPPAGRPATALPAHLAAGRPLATFPFYFPDFADRISELAQSHQVDVVQLEHSFLAPYLTAIPPACIRIQSLHNIGERQYASMARMKRTSPAAWLKAMAMRNWEAAWTRRFDGVIAVSEAEAEWVRRQAPQPPVCVIPNGVDCGSLQPLPEPEAGNDLLFIGTLGYPPNADAVRWLVDAILPRVRTQVPDVRLVVVGRNPGADLRSLAETGAFELHPDVPEILPYYRRCRLSLVPLRAGGGTRLKILEAMALQRPVVSTSIGCEGLAVSQGEQLMIGDTPEALSGQIVSVLTNQVLRQSLVRNARHFVELNHDWPALGRRQCAFYNQLMANHRSAA; this is encoded by the coding sequence GTGAAGTTCCTGGCTGTGACCTACGGACTGCCTTATCCACTTTCTGAAGGCTGCAAGATCCGGGATCACAGCCTGCTGCGCGCCATCGCCCAGGAAGCGGAAGTCCATCTGCTGAGCTTCTGCAAGGACGACCGGTTCCCCAGCGACCTGGGTCCCCTGCCCTCTTTCTGCCGGTCAGTTGAGACGTATTCGCCACCCGCCGGCAGGCCGGCAACGGCCTTACCGGCACACCTGGCGGCGGGGCGGCCGTTGGCTACCTTTCCGTTCTACTTCCCTGATTTCGCTGATCGCATCTCCGAGCTGGCCCAAAGCCACCAGGTGGACGTTGTTCAACTGGAACACTCGTTTCTGGCTCCCTATCTGACAGCCATTCCGCCGGCCTGCATCAGAATCCAGTCTCTCCACAACATTGGAGAACGGCAGTACGCCAGCATGGCGCGGATGAAACGGACCAGCCCGGCGGCCTGGCTCAAGGCGATGGCGATGCGCAATTGGGAAGCGGCTTGGACCCGCCGTTTCGACGGGGTAATCGCCGTATCGGAGGCTGAGGCGGAATGGGTTCGGCGGCAGGCACCGCAGCCGCCCGTGTGCGTCATTCCGAACGGAGTGGACTGCGGCTCGCTGCAGCCCCTGCCGGAACCCGAGGCGGGCAACGATCTGCTGTTCATCGGCACCCTTGGGTATCCGCCCAATGCCGACGCCGTCCGCTGGCTGGTCGACGCGATCCTGCCGCGAGTCCGCACGCAGGTTCCCGACGTTCGCCTAGTCGTGGTGGGCCGCAATCCCGGCGCGGACCTTCGTTCATTGGCCGAAACCGGAGCTTTCGAACTGCATCCCGACGTGCCCGAGATCCTGCCGTATTACCGCCGCTGCCGGCTGAGCCTGGTACCGCTGCGAGCCGGCGGCGGGACGCGCCTGAAGATCCTCGAGGCCATGGCGTTGCAGAGGCCGGTTGTGTCGACGAGCATCGGCTGTGAGGGGCTGGCGGTCTCGCAGGGAGAACAGTTGATGATAGGAGACACACCGGAGGCGCTCTCGGGGCAGATCGTCTCCGTTCTCACGAACCAGGTGCTGCGGCAAAGTCTCGTCCGGAACGCCCGGCACTTTGTTGAACTGAATCACGACTGGCCCGCCCTTGGCCGGCGCCAGTGTGCCTTCTACAATCAACTGATGGCCAACCACCGGAGTGCAGCGTGA
- a CDS encoding FkbM family methyltransferase — MAANISAYFQWDLAYRFLRRMPALNRRELIWRILETENVDSASFRIDGNIWNTPVTYGVPLVLFRSGGYQGEEVSAVIDWIRHQGLIQAGRDTIIDVGANIGTTSLPMLRGLGCRVFAVEPEPRNLYYLRKNLEDNGFSNQVSIAPRAILREPGTIRLLQPTDDPGGFCVNRPPVREELGQSIFNGGVDVQADRLDNVAREHGVDFARVAFIWSDTQGCEEDVMDTGAEFWSRGVPFYTEIEPLSLRRQGVLTTIAGVAARHFDRYIEAKDIVSKRGAAPVRPISEFAAYLKGLPEITTDVLFLPPSCKLKN, encoded by the coding sequence ATGGCCGCTAACATTAGTGCATACTTCCAGTGGGATTTGGCCTACCGGTTTCTCAGGCGGATGCCCGCACTCAACCGCCGCGAACTGATTTGGCGCATTCTCGAAACGGAGAATGTCGATTCGGCTTCCTTTCGCATCGACGGAAACATCTGGAACACGCCCGTTACTTATGGGGTCCCATTGGTTCTCTTCCGTTCAGGGGGCTACCAGGGGGAGGAAGTGAGTGCCGTAATCGACTGGATCCGTCACCAGGGCCTGATTCAGGCTGGCCGTGACACCATCATCGATGTTGGCGCCAATATTGGCACCACCAGCCTGCCCATGCTCCGCGGCCTCGGCTGTCGCGTGTTTGCCGTCGAACCGGAGCCCCGTAACCTCTACTACCTGCGGAAGAACCTGGAAGACAATGGATTCTCGAACCAGGTTTCCATCGCGCCGCGCGCAATCCTCCGCGAGCCCGGCACAATCAGGCTGCTGCAACCTACGGACGACCCTGGCGGGTTCTGCGTCAATCGACCGCCGGTCCGGGAGGAATTGGGGCAATCCATATTCAACGGCGGAGTGGACGTGCAGGCGGACCGGCTCGACAATGTCGCTCGCGAGCACGGCGTCGACTTCGCCCGCGTCGCATTCATCTGGTCGGACACACAGGGCTGTGAAGAGGATGTCATGGATACTGGCGCGGAGTTCTGGTCGCGCGGCGTGCCGTTTTATACGGAGATCGAGCCCCTGTCGCTGCGCCGCCAGGGTGTGCTGACCACCATCGCAGGGGTGGCGGCCCGCCATTTCGATCGCTATATCGAAGCGAAAGACATCGTGAGCAAACGTGGAGCCGCGCCTGTCCGCCCGATCTCGGAGTTTGCCGCTTACCTGAAAGGGCTGCCTGAAATCACAACGGATGTCCTCTTCCTACCGCCCAGCTGCAAGCTCAAGAATTGA
- a CDS encoding glycosyltransferase, with product MVIPVLNGELHLADCLRHALIAAEGLAEIIVVDDGSTDNTPVIARQFPVKVIGLPTRGGPSRARNIGVDASTAEILFFLDADVNIPQDFIRKAVQYLDENPGWSALFASYQRDSLPTNFCSRYKNLVHHHTHQQAMPDAVTFCGGYGFVRRPVFLGCGGFDESMLALEDIDLGYRMHKAGHRIRLCKDLMASHAKYYTLRGLLISDLHYRAIPWTELMIRHRIFRADLNTGYKNVLSVPVSYLLAASILNPVLFAALAAVFLLLNADLLRLAANTHGLWFAIRTAVMHWLIYCLSGIGLLLGLSRAASQELRSNVVRAA from the coding sequence GTGGTGATCCCGGTGTTGAATGGCGAACTGCATTTGGCGGACTGCCTGCGGCACGCCCTTATCGCCGCGGAAGGCCTGGCGGAGATTATCGTCGTGGATGACGGTTCCACCGACAACACACCCGTCATCGCCCGGCAGTTCCCGGTAAAGGTCATCGGATTGCCTACCCGCGGCGGACCGTCCCGAGCCCGGAATATCGGGGTCGATGCCAGTACCGCGGAGATCCTGTTCTTTCTGGACGCTGATGTGAACATCCCGCAGGATTTTATCCGCAAGGCTGTTCAATACCTGGATGAGAATCCCGGCTGGTCCGCCCTGTTTGCGTCGTACCAGCGCGACAGCCTGCCCACGAATTTCTGCTCCCGGTATAAGAATCTGGTGCACCATCACACTCACCAGCAGGCCATGCCTGACGCTGTGACGTTTTGCGGTGGATATGGATTCGTACGGCGGCCGGTCTTTCTAGGGTGCGGCGGCTTTGACGAATCGATGCTGGCCCTGGAGGATATCGACCTGGGCTACCGGATGCACAAGGCCGGCCATCGCATCCGGCTGTGCAAGGATTTGATGGCGAGTCACGCGAAGTATTACACACTGCGCGGCCTGCTGATCTCCGACCTGCACTACCGGGCCATCCCATGGACCGAGCTCATGATCCGGCATCGTATTTTCCGGGCCGACCTGAATACCGGCTACAAGAATGTGCTGAGCGTACCGGTCAGCTACCTGCTGGCGGCCAGCATCCTCAATCCCGTCCTGTTTGCCGCGCTGGCTGCGGTCTTCCTGCTTCTCAACGCTGATCTGCTGCGGCTGGCGGCAAACACCCACGGACTGTGGTTCGCGATACGCACGGCAGTGATGCACTGGCTGATCTATTGCCTGTCCGGGATCGGCCTGCTGCTGGGACTGAGCCGGGCCGCCTCACAGGAACTCCGCTCGAACGTGGTGCGGGCGGCGTGA